The following proteins are encoded in a genomic region of Cellulomonas sp. ES6:
- a CDS encoding cation:proton antiporter, protein MDLLLVALIVAVAVIGVTALAPKVGVAAPLLLVLLGVAISLVPAVPAVEIEPEWILGGVLPPLLYATSVSMPTMDFRRDLTAISGLSVALVVVTSVVLGLVFSWLIPDVTLATGIALGAVLSPTDAVATSIVRRSGVSPRVVTVLEGESLLNDASALVLLRSAVAATAASVTLWGVVGDFVFAVAVAVVVGASVGKASLWLRTRVSDPHLTTAISFLVPFIAYLPAERLGASGLVSTVAAGLVAGSGSVRLRPQDRIAEAANWRTLELLLEGAVFLVMGLEVYGLVEEVRGEHGSLWLALGLAALAAVVVLVVRTGYVTFLVRTLSRRARRGAGVRGLLTAANDRVDAFSRMTPEERAQVWRQGPSGTTWRAGSDPLAERGAGVSEAAAASPPGAGAPDGTAAAAPSEAPTVPPAPSAPSAPAREDLRRALGRRRWTRKPRARADETPETRTSRVRARITRRIADIDYLQAEPLGAREGVVLVWAGMRGVVTLAAAQSLPRETPHRALLILVAFTVAAGTLLVQGGTLAWVVRRLGLSRDGTDDRADLDRLVVEMSRAAAELLGDPDLRRPDGTPYAPAVLELARRVAERQAEEVDVEVDADTDRASVAAQVRELRLATLDAQRAALLRVRDLGTASSGALTEALTVLDADQISLELRAHE, encoded by the coding sequence ATGGACCTGCTGCTCGTCGCGCTGATCGTCGCGGTCGCCGTCATCGGGGTCACGGCCCTCGCGCCGAAGGTGGGCGTCGCCGCACCGCTGCTGCTCGTGCTGCTCGGCGTCGCGATCAGCCTCGTGCCGGCCGTGCCCGCCGTGGAGATCGAACCGGAGTGGATCCTCGGCGGCGTGCTGCCGCCGCTGCTGTACGCGACGTCGGTCTCGATGCCGACCATGGACTTCCGGCGCGACCTGACCGCGATCAGCGGGCTCTCGGTCGCGCTGGTGGTGGTGACCTCCGTGGTGCTCGGCCTGGTGTTCTCCTGGCTGATCCCCGACGTCACGCTCGCCACCGGCATCGCCCTGGGGGCCGTGCTCAGCCCCACGGACGCCGTCGCGACCTCGATCGTGCGCCGCTCCGGCGTCAGCCCCCGCGTCGTCACGGTGCTGGAGGGCGAGAGCCTGCTGAACGACGCCTCCGCGCTGGTGCTGCTGCGCTCGGCCGTCGCCGCCACGGCCGCCTCCGTGACCCTGTGGGGCGTGGTCGGGGACTTCGTGTTCGCGGTGGCCGTCGCCGTGGTGGTCGGCGCGTCCGTCGGCAAGGCGAGCCTCTGGCTCCGCACCCGCGTGTCCGACCCGCACCTGACCACGGCCATCTCGTTCCTCGTCCCGTTCATCGCCTACCTCCCGGCCGAGAGGCTCGGGGCGTCGGGCCTCGTGTCGACGGTCGCCGCGGGCCTCGTCGCCGGGTCGGGCAGCGTGCGGCTGCGCCCGCAGGACCGCATCGCCGAGGCGGCCAACTGGCGCACGCTGGAGCTGCTGCTCGAGGGCGCGGTGTTCCTGGTGATGGGGCTCGAGGTGTACGGCCTGGTCGAGGAGGTCCGCGGGGAGCACGGCAGCCTCTGGCTGGCGCTCGGGCTGGCGGCGCTCGCGGCCGTGGTGGTGCTGGTGGTGCGCACCGGCTACGTCACGTTCCTGGTGCGCACCCTGTCCCGCCGGGCGCGCCGGGGGGCGGGGGTGCGCGGGCTCCTCACCGCGGCCAACGACCGGGTCGACGCGTTCAGCAGGATGACGCCGGAGGAGCGCGCGCAGGTCTGGCGGCAGGGCCCGTCCGGGACGACGTGGCGCGCCGGGTCCGACCCGCTCGCGGAGCGCGGCGCCGGGGTCTCGGAGGCCGCCGCGGCAAGCCCGCCGGGGGCCGGGGCGCCGGACGGGACGGCCGCCGCGGCACCGTCGGAGGCTCCCACGGTGCCGCCGGCGCCCTCGGCGCCCTCGGCGCCCGCCCGGGAGGACCTGCGCCGGGCACTCGGCCGCCGGCGCTGGACGCGCAAGCCGCGCGCCCGGGCTGACGAGACCCCCGAGACGCGCACGAGCCGCGTGCGCGCCCGCATCACGCGGCGGATCGCCGACATCGACTACCTGCAGGCCGAGCCGCTCGGTGCCCGTGAGGGCGTCGTCCTGGTGTGGGCGGGGATGCGCGGCGTGGTCACGCTGGCCGCCGCCCAGTCGCTGCCGCGCGAGACGCCGCACCGGGCGCTGCTGATCCTCGTGGCGTTCACGGTCGCCGCGGGCACCCTGCTGGTCCAGGGCGGCACCCTCGCGTGGGTGGTGCGGCGGCTCGGGCTGTCGCGCGACGGCACCGACGACCGGGCGGACCTCGACCGGCTGGTGGTCGAGATGTCACGGGCGGCCGCCGAGCTGCTGGGCGACCCGGACCTGCGGCGCCCGGACGGGACGCCGTACGCGCCGGCGGTGCTCGAGCTGGCCCGGCGGGTGGCCGAGCGGCAGGCGGAGGAGGTGGACGTCGAGGTCGACGCCGACACCGACCGCGCGTCCGTCGCGGCCCAGGTGCGCGAGCTGCGGCTGGCGACGCTCGACGCCCAGCGCGCGGCCCTGCTCCGCGTGCGGGACCTCGGCACGGCCTCGTCCGGGGCGCTGACCGAGGCGCTCACGGTGCTCGACGCCGACCAGATCAGCCTGGAGCTGCGCGCGCACGAGTGA
- the aztD gene encoding zinc metallochaperone AztD, whose protein sequence is MIRTTRPRPRVLGALGLGVSAALLAACSTGAGDTAAPAPDPTSSAPSATEVATAKPRLVLTYDGGVQVLDADSLEVVADLPLEGFTRVNGAGDNRHVLVTTTGGFQVLDAGTWSEPHGDHAHAYTSDPVLTDVRWAAEKPGHVVPHEGRTALFDDGTGAITVLDSDQVADPDAPARELTTPSAHHGVAVELSDGTLVVSEGTEEARTGIRVLDAHGEEVAATQECPGVHGEAVAADEAVVIGCEDGAVVYAGGTITKVAAPDAYGRIGNQAGTEESPVVLGDYKSDRDAELERPTRVSLIDTRDGSLRLVDLPSSYTFRSLARGEDGEALVLGTDGSLHVIDPVSGTLVRSIPVVDAWEEPDEWQSPRPALTVLDGSVYVTDPATRSVHAVDVVSGEVWLSTTLDVEPNEITGVSGAVPHAHGDDHADEHDHNDEHDHDHDHEDENAG, encoded by the coding sequence ATGATCCGAACCACCCGTCCCCGTCCGCGCGTCCTCGGCGCCCTCGGCCTCGGGGTGTCCGCCGCCCTGCTCGCGGCCTGCAGCACCGGTGCCGGCGACACCGCCGCACCCGCGCCCGACCCGACCTCGTCCGCACCCTCCGCCACCGAGGTCGCGACCGCGAAGCCGCGCCTCGTCCTGACCTACGACGGCGGCGTCCAGGTGCTCGACGCCGACAGCCTCGAGGTCGTGGCCGACCTGCCGCTCGAGGGCTTCACCCGCGTCAACGGCGCGGGCGACAACCGCCACGTGCTCGTGACGACCACCGGGGGCTTCCAGGTCCTGGACGCCGGCACCTGGTCCGAGCCCCACGGGGACCACGCCCACGCGTACACGAGCGACCCGGTGCTCACCGACGTGCGCTGGGCCGCCGAGAAGCCCGGCCACGTCGTGCCGCACGAGGGCCGCACGGCGCTGTTCGACGACGGGACGGGCGCGATCACGGTGCTCGACTCCGACCAGGTCGCCGACCCCGACGCCCCGGCGCGGGAGCTGACCACGCCCAGCGCCCACCACGGCGTCGCGGTGGAGCTCTCCGACGGCACGCTCGTCGTGTCGGAGGGGACCGAGGAGGCCCGCACCGGCATCCGCGTGCTCGACGCCCACGGCGAGGAGGTGGCCGCCACGCAGGAGTGCCCCGGTGTGCACGGGGAGGCCGTCGCCGCCGACGAGGCCGTGGTGATCGGCTGCGAGGACGGCGCCGTGGTGTACGCCGGCGGCACGATCACGAAGGTCGCCGCGCCCGACGCCTACGGCCGCATCGGCAACCAGGCCGGGACCGAGGAGTCGCCGGTCGTGCTGGGCGACTACAAGTCCGACCGAGACGCGGAGCTCGAGCGCCCCACCCGCGTCTCGCTGATCGACACCCGTGACGGCAGCCTCCGCCTGGTCGACCTGCCCTCGTCCTACACGTTCCGGTCGCTCGCCCGCGGCGAGGACGGCGAGGCCCTCGTGCTCGGCACCGACGGCTCGCTCCACGTCATCGACCCCGTGTCCGGCACCCTGGTCCGCTCCATCCCGGTGGTCGACGCCTGGGAGGAGCCGGACGAGTGGCAGTCCCCCCGGCCCGCGCTGACCGTCCTCGACGGGTCGGTCTACGTCACCGACCCCGCCACGCGCAGCGTGCACGCGGTCGACGTGGTGTCCGGCGAGGTGTGGCTGTCGACCACGCTCGACGTCGAGCCCAACGAGATCACCGGCGTCTCCGGCGCCGTGCCGCACGCCCACGGCGACGACCACGCGGACGAGCACGACCACAACGACGAGCACGACCACGACCACGACCACGAGGACGAGAACGCCGGCTGA
- a CDS encoding metal ABC transporter substrate-binding protein: protein MPRPHQQTHLDPHAGPHAAATPERTAACGPPARTARPARTGATVAAALALAACAPAGDDDRVDVVAAFYPLQFVAERVGGEHVAVGSLTPPGGEPHDLELSPSAVSRLGDADLVVYLSGFQAATDEAVAASSPAHVVDTARAAALEPAPDGTRAGSGSGAPDPHFWLDPARLAQVGHQVADALAEVAPAHAADFAAGAADLEADLDALDSDLAGGLASCRGATLVASHEAFGYLAQRYGLHQVGLSGVDPEVEPSPARLRDVAAVVRDEGVRTLYFEVLVSPKVTQTLADELGVATAVLDPLEGMAEDDDRDYLDVMRDNLDALATGLTCGG, encoded by the coding sequence GTGCCCCGACCCCACCAGCAGACCCACCTCGACCCGCACGCCGGCCCGCACGCCGCCGCGACGCCCGAGCGCACCGCGGCGTGCGGCCCACCGGCGCGCACGGCACGCCCCGCACGCACCGGGGCAACCGTCGCCGCCGCTCTCGCGCTGGCGGCGTGCGCACCCGCGGGCGACGACGACCGCGTCGACGTCGTCGCGGCGTTCTACCCGCTGCAGTTCGTGGCGGAGCGCGTCGGGGGCGAGCACGTGGCCGTCGGCTCGCTCACGCCGCCCGGGGGCGAGCCGCACGACCTGGAGCTCTCGCCCAGCGCCGTCTCGCGGCTGGGCGACGCGGATCTCGTCGTCTACCTGTCGGGCTTCCAGGCGGCGACCGACGAGGCGGTCGCCGCGAGCAGCCCGGCGCACGTGGTCGACACGGCGCGCGCGGCCGCGCTCGAGCCCGCACCGGACGGGACGCGGGCCGGGTCGGGCTCCGGGGCGCCCGACCCGCACTTCTGGCTCGACCCGGCGCGGCTGGCGCAGGTCGGGCACCAGGTGGCGGACGCGCTCGCGGAGGTGGCCCCGGCGCACGCGGCGGACTTCGCGGCGGGCGCCGCGGACCTCGAGGCGGACCTCGACGCCCTGGACTCCGACCTGGCCGGGGGCCTCGCGTCCTGCCGGGGGGCGACGCTCGTGGCCTCGCACGAGGCGTTCGGCTACCTGGCGCAGCGGTACGGGCTGCACCAGGTCGGGCTGTCCGGCGTGGACCCCGAGGTGGAGCCCTCCCCCGCCCGGCTGCGCGACGTCGCCGCGGTCGTCCGGGACGAGGGCGTGCGGACGCTGTACTTCGAGGTGCTCGTGAGCCCGAAGGTCACGCAGACCCTCGCGGACGAGCTCGGCGTCGCGACGGCCGTCCTCGACCCGCTGGAGGGCATGGCCGAGGACGACGACCGCGACTACCTGGACGTCATGCGGGACAACCTGGACGCGCTGGCCACCGGCCTGACCTGCGGCGGCTGA
- a CDS encoding Rho termination factor N-terminal domain-containing protein — protein MPRRDPGPGVKDKELYEELRDEGNSKEKAARIANAAAARGRSSVGRKGGESGSYEDWTVADLRKRAAEIGIDGRSSMRKSELVDALRSH, from the coding sequence ATGCCGCGTCGTGACCCCGGTCCGGGTGTCAAGGACAAGGAGCTGTACGAGGAGCTCCGGGACGAGGGCAACAGCAAGGAGAAGGCCGCGCGGATCGCCAACGCGGCCGCCGCGCGCGGACGGTCGTCGGTCGGCCGCAAGGGCGGCGAGTCCGGCTCCTACGAGGACTGGACGGTCGCGGACCTCCGCAAGCGGGCTGCCGAGATCGGCATCGACGGACGCTCCTCGATGAGGAAGTCCGAGCTCGTCGACGCGCTCCGGTCGCACTGA
- a CDS encoding GTP-binding protein, translated as MTPTTLTVLATVDPLLRDAVAFGVVTDRPRTVVLRHDIVDGPDGGGIRRVVADAGGVLEDVLVPLAHACLSCSVREDAVPTLERLARDGRWDAVLLALPVSAESLPVTRALGAAAREGGRLRGLRLARVVAALDLATLEHDLLGDDLLAERGIALTEDDERGVGEALAAQVAHADVLLVSGDAAEHPVASDLLDHVRAADGLRVDGVWGVDADVLLSGRHDAAAAERRLDPRAAAPVAGAPTAHGVWTLDLRADRPLHPDRLVAEVSRLGGGRHRSRGHFWVPTRPDSVCGWDGAGRQLSIGEIGTWGRGTPSTRLVFTGVDDVRGDLLAAFEDVLVSAREHARGLHAWLGREDVLAPWLGDRAA; from the coding sequence ATGACGCCGACGACCCTCACCGTCCTGGCCACCGTCGACCCCCTGCTGCGCGACGCCGTCGCGTTCGGCGTGGTGACCGACCGCCCCCGCACCGTCGTGCTGCGGCACGACATCGTCGACGGGCCCGACGGCGGCGGCATCCGGCGCGTCGTGGCGGACGCGGGCGGCGTGCTCGAGGACGTCCTCGTCCCGCTCGCGCACGCGTGCCTGAGCTGCTCGGTGCGGGAGGACGCGGTGCCGACCCTCGAGCGTCTCGCCCGCGACGGCCGCTGGGACGCCGTGCTGCTCGCCCTGCCCGTCTCCGCCGAGTCCCTGCCCGTCACCCGGGCTCTCGGGGCCGCGGCGCGCGAGGGCGGCCGGCTCCGCGGGCTGCGGCTCGCCCGGGTGGTCGCGGCGCTCGACCTGGCGACCCTCGAGCACGACCTGCTCGGCGACGACCTGCTCGCCGAGCGCGGGATCGCGCTGACCGAGGACGACGAGCGCGGCGTCGGCGAGGCGCTCGCGGCCCAGGTGGCGCACGCCGACGTCCTGCTGGTCAGCGGCGACGCCGCCGAGCACCCCGTCGCCTCCGACCTGCTCGACCACGTCCGGGCCGCGGACGGCCTGCGGGTCGACGGCGTGTGGGGCGTCGACGCGGACGTGCTGCTGTCCGGGCGCCACGACGCGGCGGCGGCGGAGCGGCGACTGGACCCGCGGGCGGCGGCGCCGGTGGCCGGGGCTCCGACCGCCCACGGGGTGTGGACGCTCGACCTGCGCGCCGACCGTCCGCTGCACCCCGACCGTCTCGTGGCCGAGGTCTCCCGGCTCGGGGGCGGGAGGCACCGCAGCCGGGGGCACTTCTGGGTGCCCACCCGGCCCGACTCCGTGTGCGGCTGGGACGGCGCGGGCAGACAGCTCAGCATCGGCGAGATCGGCACCTGGGGTCGCGGCACGCCATCGACCCGGCTGGTCTTCACGGGCGTGGACGACGTGCGCGGCGACCTGCTCGCCGCGTTCGAGGACGTCCTGGTGTCCGCCCGGGAGCACGCCCGGGGCCTGCACGCGTGGCTCGGGCGCGAGGACGTGCTCGCGCCGTGGCTCGGGGACCGCGCCGCCTGA
- the rpmB gene encoding 50S ribosomal protein L28: MSAHCQVLGTTPGFGHSISHSHRRTKRRFDPNIQRKRYWVPSLGRHVTLTVSARGIKTVDKLGIEVVVARILARGERL, translated from the coding sequence ATGTCCGCTCACTGCCAGGTCCTCGGGACGACCCCGGGGTTCGGCCACTCGATCTCCCACTCCCACCGGCGCACCAAACGGCGGTTCGACCCGAACATCCAGCGCAAGCGCTACTGGGTGCCCTCGCTCGGGCGGCACGTGACGCTGACCGTCTCGGCCCGGGGCATCAAGACGGTCGACAAGCTCGGCATCGAGGTCGTGGTGGCCCGGATCCTGGCCCGCGGGGAGAGGCTCTGA
- the rpmG gene encoding 50S ribosomal protein L33: MARAADVRPIVTLRSTAGTGSTYVTRKNRRNDPDRIVLKKYDPVVRRHVDFKEER; this comes from the coding sequence ATGGCCCGCGCCGCCGACGTCCGCCCGATCGTCACGCTGCGCTCCACCGCCGGGACGGGCTCCACCTACGTCACCCGCAAGAACCGCCGCAACGACCCCGACCGGATCGTGCTGAAGAAGTACGACCCGGTCGTCCGCCGCCACGTCGACTTCAAGGAGGAGCGCTGA
- the rpsN gene encoding 30S ribosomal protein S14: MAKTSKIARNEQRKAVVARYAERRRELKAASVNPHLPEAERVAARAALQALPRDASPTRVRNRDAADGRPRGYVGKFGLSRVRMRQMAHRGELPGVTKSSW, encoded by the coding sequence ATGGCCAAGACGAGCAAGATCGCCAGGAACGAGCAGCGCAAGGCCGTCGTCGCCCGCTACGCCGAGCGGCGCCGCGAGCTCAAGGCCGCGTCCGTGAACCCGCACCTGCCCGAGGCCGAGCGCGTCGCGGCGCGCGCCGCCCTGCAGGCCCTGCCCCGCGACGCCAGCCCCACCCGCGTGCGCAACCGCGACGCCGCCGACGGCCGCCCCCGGGGCTACGTCGGGAAGTTCGGGCTCTCCCGCGTCCGGATGCGGCAGATGGCCCACCGCGGCGAGCTGCCCGGCGTCACGAAGTCCAGCTGGTGA
- a CDS encoding type B 50S ribosomal protein L31: MKQGIHPDYHPVVFRDVSAGFAFLTRSTLTSDRTVEWEDGNTYPVVDVDVSSASHPFYTGRSRVLDTAGRVEKFRRRYGITAPTTPEETR; this comes from the coding sequence ATGAAGCAGGGCATCCACCCCGACTACCACCCGGTGGTGTTCCGGGACGTCAGCGCGGGCTTCGCGTTCCTGACCCGGTCCACGCTGACCTCGGACCGGACCGTCGAGTGGGAGGACGGGAACACCTACCCCGTCGTCGACGTCGACGTGTCCTCCGCGAGCCACCCGTTCTACACCGGCAGGTCCCGCGTCCTGGACACCGCCGGCCGCGTCGAGAAGTTCCGCCGGCGCTACGGCATCACCGCGCCCACCACCCCCGAGGAGACCCGATGA